The following are from one region of the Corythoichthys intestinalis isolate RoL2023-P3 chromosome 17, ASM3026506v1, whole genome shotgun sequence genome:
- the stoml2 gene encoding stomatin-like protein 2, mitochondrial produces the protein MIRSLCRAGGVLLQQSRRTVPRLWVSPVQQRWASSLPMNTVVLFVPQQEAWVVERMGRFNRILEPGLNFLIPVLDRIRYVQSLKEIVIDVPEQSAVSLDNVTLQIDGVLYLRILDPFKASYGVEDPEYAVTQLAQTTMRSELGKLTLDKVFRERESLNANIVHSINQASDDWGIRCLRYEIKDIHVPPRVKESMQMQVEAERRKRATVLESEGTRESAINVAEGRKQAQILASEGEKAEQINKAAGEAQAVLAKAEAKAKAIRLLSVALTEQNGNAAASLSVAEQYVSAFSNLAKESNTVLLPSNTGDISSMVTQAMSIYSTLAKTSSKIPPEEAENSEDVLDAPETK, from the exons ATGATACGATCACTGTGTCGCGCAGGCGGGGTTCTTCTTCAG CAAAGTCGCCGAACAGTGCCGAGGTTGTGGGTGTCCCCGGTTCAGCAGCGATGGGCGTCCAGTCTGCCCATGAACACGGTTGTCCTGTTTGTGCCTCAGCAAGAAGCGTGGGTGGTGGAGAGAATGGGTCGCTTCAATCGCATCCTAGAACCG GGATTAAATTTCCTCATACCTGTACTTGACCGAATCCGGTATGTGCAAAGCCTCAAAGAAATTGTCATTGATGTCCCAGAGCAGTCTGCAGTATCCTTAG ATAATGTTACTCTTCAGATTGACGGAGTTCTGTATTTAAGAATACTGGACCCTTTCAAA gctagttatggtgTTGAGGATCCTGAATATGCCGTCACGCAGCTGGCACAGACCACTATGCGTTCAGAACTGGGAAAACTCACATTGGACAAAGTCTTCAGG GAAAGAGAATCCCTTAATGCCAATATTGTGCACTCCATCAATCAAGCTTCAGATGATTGGGGAATCCGTTGCTTGCGGTATGAAATTAAAGATATTCACGTTCCACCTCGTGTGAAGGAGTCCATGCAAATGCAG GTAGAGGCTGAACGTAGAAAAAGAGCTACAGTGCTAGAGTCCGAAGGGACAAGGGAATCGGCCATTAACGTCGCAGAGGGACGTAAACAAGCTCAGATTCTTGCTTCAGAGGGTGAAAAGGCAGAGCAGATCAACAAAGCGGCAG GTGAAGCCCAAGCAGTCTTAGCGAAAGCTGAAGCCAAAGCCAAGGCCATCCGTTTGTTATCTGTTGCCCTCACTGAGCAG AATGGGAATGCAGCAGCCTCACTAAGTGTAGCTGAGCAGTACGTGTCTGCATTTTCCAACCTTGCCAAAGAGTCCAACACTGTCCTTCTCCCATCAAATACTGGAGACATAAGCAGCATGGTTACACAG GCCATGAGCATTTACAGTACATTAGCAAAGACAAGTTCGAAGATTCCACCAGAAGAAGCGGAGAACAGTGAAGATGTTTTGGATGCACCAGAAACTAAATAA